In Nitrospirota bacterium, one genomic interval encodes:
- a CDS encoding aminotransferase class IV, whose product MRVFLGDGLVPEEEARVSVFDHGFLYGDGVYETMRAYGGKVFLMERHLLRLKRSADMIGLGLPRDEAGIGEAVRETLAANGLQEASIRVTVSRGPGPLGLDPALCREPTFLVMARPFKPYPEEYYREGVRVVVPRVRRNLKEALDPRIKSLNFLNNILAKREALQAGAFEALMLNHRGELTECTVSNVFFLRDGRLCTPAVDCGLLDGITRGLVLELARGEGIPVEEGVFREEDIHGAEEVFLTNTSMEAMPVGQVGQRAYPVGETTLLLRRRYAEYRLSRD is encoded by the coding sequence ATGCGCGTCTTCCTGGGCGACGGGCTGGTGCCGGAGGAGGAGGCCCGGGTGAGTGTTTTCGACCACGGGTTCCTCTACGGCGACGGCGTGTACGAGACCATGAGGGCCTATGGCGGGAAGGTCTTTCTCATGGAGAGGCATCTTCTGAGGCTCAAGCGCTCCGCCGACATGATAGGCCTGGGGCTTCCCCGCGACGAGGCCGGCATCGGGGAGGCGGTCCGTGAGACCCTCGCTGCAAACGGCCTCCAAGAGGCCTCCATACGGGTCACCGTCTCCCGGGGGCCGGGCCCCTTGGGGCTTGACCCCGCGCTCTGTCGAGAGCCCACCTTTCTGGTCATGGCCCGGCCCTTCAAACCCTATCCCGAAGAGTATTACCGGGAGGGGGTCCGGGTGGTCGTCCCCCGGGTGCGGCGCAACCTCAAGGAGGCCCTGGACCCCCGGATAAAGTCCCTGAATTTCCTCAACAACATCCTGGCCAAGCGCGAGGCCCTCCAGGCGGGGGCCTTCGAGGCCCTGATGCTCAACCACAGGGGCGAGCTTACCGAGTGCACGGTGAGCAACGTCTTCTTCCTCCGGGACGGACGGCTCTGCACCCCGGCTGTGGACTGCGGCCTCCTGGACGGCATCACCAGGGGGCTCGTCCTTGAACTTGCCCGCGGGGAGGGCATCCCGGTGGAAGAGGGAGTCTTCCGGGAGGAGGACATCCACGGGGCGGAGGAGGTCTTCCTCACCAATACCTCCATGGAGGCGATGCCCGTGGGACAGGTGGGCCAGAGGGCCTATCCGGTGGGAGAGACCACGCTTCTTTTGAGACGGCGGTACGCCGAGTACCGTCTTTCCCGGGATTGA
- the deoC gene encoding deoxyribose-phosphate aldolase: MEPGELAALIEHTLLRPGAGERDVRTLCAEAREYGFFAVCVHPVHVSLARGLLGESPVRVATVVGFPLGMNLTPVKVYEAMQAALEGADELDMVMKVGAAREGRWEAVQRDMADVVLATPELTHKVILECALLSDEEKVRAARAAVEAGAEFVKTSTGFGPWGARVEDVGLLREAVGGRAGVKAAGGIKTLADLLSMVRAGAARIGTSSGVAIMKEAARGR, from the coding sequence ATGGAGCCCGGGGAGCTGGCCGCGCTTATCGAGCACACCCTGCTTCGGCCGGGGGCAGGGGAGCGGGACGTCCGCACCCTCTGCGCGGAGGCCCGCGAGTACGGCTTTTTCGCCGTCTGTGTCCATCCCGTCCACGTCTCCCTGGCCAGGGGCCTCCTCGGGGAAAGCCCCGTGCGGGTGGCCACCGTGGTGGGCTTTCCCCTGGGGATGAACCTCACCCCGGTGAAGGTCTACGAGGCCATGCAGGCCGCCCTGGAGGGGGCGGACGAGCTGGACATGGTGATGAAGGTCGGAGCGGCCCGGGAGGGGCGCTGGGAGGCGGTGCAAAGGGACATGGCCGATGTGGTCCTGGCCACGCCGGAACTGACGCACAAGGTCATCCTGGAGTGCGCACTTCTTTCCGACGAGGAGAAGGTGCGGGCGGCCCGGGCCGCCGTGGAGGCGGGGGCGGAGTTTGTGAAGACCTCCACGGGCTTCGGCCCCTGGGGGGCCAGGGTGGAGGACGTGGGCCTCTTGAGGGAGGCCGTGGGCGGGCGGGCCGGGGTGAAGGCCGCCGGGGGGATAAAGACCCTCGCGGACCTTCTTTCCATGGTCCGGGCCGGGGCCGCGCGCATCGGCACCTCCTCGGGCGTGGCCATCATGAAAGAGGCGGCCCGGGGCCGGTAG
- a CDS encoding LptF/LptG family permease translates to MKIVKRYFLKEFLKLFAVTSVGLGLLLSLFDLIKRIGSLMPHGPSLGQLALHVALSFPRFFLALMPMAALLCSLYAVSQAARAKETVAVMASGGRLRDLLAPFVAAGLLLSLLGFAVGEFVVPASSLRAQALENAIMGRSTVPSISMDGMMWLRAEDGSVVKMDLYVPEDDTFRGMEIFRIGGTGRLDEIIQADQARYLPSEGAWLLSEVRLYDTRTGEVRHARTYRYSRLAAPSLFTRQIEKPYELGFFELKRYLARLEKAGFRNLKLSVELYSKVSYPLVSLFMVVLGVSISLRKSLRGLVATALGIVVSLLYWLGYTLALTLGYAGVLPPMAAVWLAPLLFGALAAYLYATIPE, encoded by the coding sequence ATGAAGATAGTCAAGCGCTACTTCCTCAAGGAGTTCCTCAAGCTCTTCGCGGTCACCTCCGTGGGGCTGGGCCTTCTGCTGAGCCTCTTCGACCTCATAAAGAGAATCGGCTCCCTGATGCCCCACGGCCCCTCCCTCGGGCAGCTGGCGCTTCACGTGGCCCTGAGCTTCCCCCGCTTCTTCCTCGCCCTCATGCCCATGGCCGCCCTGCTTTGCAGCCTCTACGCCGTGAGCCAGGCCGCCCGGGCCAAGGAGACGGTGGCCGTCATGGCCTCGGGGGGAAGGCTCAGGGACCTCCTGGCCCCCTTCGTCGCGGCGGGCCTTCTGCTGAGCCTCCTGGGGTTTGCCGTCGGGGAGTTTGTAGTGCCGGCAAGCTCGCTCCGGGCGCAGGCCCTGGAAAACGCCATCATGGGCCGCTCCACCGTGCCTTCCATCTCCATGGACGGGATGATGTGGCTCAGGGCCGAGGACGGCTCCGTGGTGAAGATGGATTTGTACGTGCCGGAGGACGACACCTTCCGGGGGATGGAGATATTCCGCATCGGCGGGACGGGGAGGCTGGACGAGATAATCCAGGCCGACCAAGCCCGCTACCTGCCCTCCGAGGGCGCCTGGCTCCTCAGTGAGGTCAGGCTCTACGACACGCGGACGGGAGAGGTCCGCCACGCGCGCACCTACCGCTACAGCCGCCTGGCGGCCCCGAGCCTCTTCACCCGCCAGATAGAGAAACCCTACGAGCTGGGCTTCTTCGAGCTCAAGCGCTACCTGGCAAGGCTCGAGAAAGCGGGCTTCCGGAACCTCAAGCTCTCCGTGGAGCTGTACTCCAAGGTCTCCTATCCGCTGGTGAGCCTGTTCATGGTGGTGCTGGGGGTCTCCATATCCCTGAGGAAGTCCCTGAGGGGGCTGGTGGCCACGGCCCTGGGCATCGTGGTGAGCCTGCTTTACTGGCTGGGCTACACCCTGGCGCTCACGCTGGGTTACGCCGGGGTGCTTCCCCCGATGGCGGCCGTCTGGCTGGCGCCCCTTCTGTTCGGGGCCCTGGCCGCCTACCTCTACGCCACCATCCCGGAATAA